TTTGTTCGTGAACTCTTTGAACTGCAAATTGGTACTGCTCTTTGGAAATAGTGGTTGTGGTTATCTTGCATCCATACTCCCGGGCAGCGTGGATTGCAAAGCCTCCCCAGCCGGTACCAATCTCAAGTAGATGGTGATGGCTTTGCAGATTGATCTTCCTGCAGATGCGATCGTATTTCTCACTCTGAGCATCCTCCAACTTTTGCCCCTCATGAGCAAAGAATGCCGATGAATAAGTCATACTGGGATCAAGGAAACTTTCATAGAAAGCGTTACCCAAATCATAGTGAAAACTTATATTCTCACGACTGTTATCAATAGAATTCCGATTACGGAAATGCCCGAAGCGCTCTAGAAGCAGAAGCGCCGACTGAGCTAGCTTTGCGAATACAGGAGATGTAGAGCCCTTGAAGCACGGTTGGTTTGCAAGCAACCAACGAATGAACGCGGTGAGATTATCAGATTCCCATTTCTTCTGTTCGAAGCTCTCACCCAGGCCTATGTCATTCTTCAGAACAAGATCCTTGAAAAAGGTCTCGTCTAGCACTTGCACACTGGCATCAGATTCGCCGGACTGCGAACCGAACATGCGAATTTCGCCATTGGGCAAGGTCATTTCCAGGCAACCAAGCTGGGCCTTGGTGAATGTTTTTAGAATGAGGTTTTTGTATAAGTTATTCATCGGAATCTCAGAAATAGTATTTGGGTTATTAGTGTTTCAGATAAGGCCGTATGCCCGTCTGCAACTCGGGATCGTTTGCCTTGGCTCGAACGGGGATTTTTTTAAGAAATAGCTTTAATGCCTCCCAATGAATTCCCCAAACAATAGATAAAGTGATAAACGGAAATAGCAGGGTATATTTTAACAGGTTAAGATTACTTAACACTTTTTTTTGACCCACCAGGGAGCTAAAGAAATAAATCCCTTGATCATCGGATTCATTAATGGAAACAGAGAGGTCCTCACCGGGAGTCTTTAAGTTAAAATGCAAGCGAGTATCCAGATCGCTGAATGGAGAGATGTAGAAATGCTTGTCTTGAGCATCTATGTATCGATCACCTTTGAGCTTATCTCTTTTGAGGAGATACATCTTCTGTTCCTTGAAGGTATTTGCCACTTCAGAAACCAGACAAAGCGGCTGACCGTCTTTGTCCTCAACAAAGTAAAATGAAACCGGATTAAACACATGCCCCCAGGTTCTTAGATGAGTAAGCAGGGTTATTCGACCAGCAGGCTCACTGACCCCATTTTCACTGAGAAAAGCCTCCATATTCTCACGCGGTGATGTTCGGCCTTGGCTAAAGTGATCTGAGTCACGGTAGGTGTAGATGTTGAAACGATTACGGCTCATCAACCAGAACTTAGCAGGGAGAGAATCCAACTCATCCAGATCCAGCATAAACATGAATATACGGTAGCGAAAGCTATGCTTCTTCGGCCGTTTCCTCGAATGACTGATTCTACAATTATACAGACAAGACTTCATGTTTCTTATCCCTCATTTTGATAGACCTAACAGCACCAATAGCCGAGGTCAGCGCATCCTCGTGGAAGCCGTTTTCGAAATAACTACCCGCAAAGAGCACATTCTCTTCCAGGTTTAACTTATAAAGCTCATTTTGCGCCCGGACAGCGGCTACATTAAAAATCGGATGGGTATAGTCATCCTCCCAATGCACCTTAGATGCATCCAAATCCCCTTCATAATCTACACTCACGAAATAATTCTGATTCTCGGAAACATGCTGCAGACTATTCATCCAATAATGCGTAGATGAATGGCGTATACCACCGGATTCAGGCGAGGTCCTGAAATTCCATGAGGCCCATGCAGATTTGCTTTTCGGCATGACCGTATCATCGCTGTGAAGCACCACATGGTTTTTGTTATAAACAAAGTTAGAAAGTAAACGGTTCTGCAACTCCGAAGGACCTTCCAGCATTTGAAGAGCCTGGTCCGCATGCGTTGCGATGATCACAAAATCATACCCTTCTTCACCACCGTGCTCATCCCTTACCAATACAGTCTCGTCGGAAGCAGATGCTACACTGACAGCCGACCTATTAGTGTGCACACAATCGGGAAGCGCATCCAAAATCTTTTTCTTATATTCATTACTACCACCAACAACGGTTCGCCATTCCAACTGAATCCCAATTCCCAGAAGCTGGTGATTGTCTAAAAATCGAAGAAGAGAGAGTGCCGGATAATCCAGCATTTTACCGGGAGGCGTTGACCAGATAGCCGCAGTCATCGGCAGCAGATAGTCTTCAGCCAACGCTTCGTCGAGTGAATACAAGTCAAGAAACTCGCCCAAAGTGACTCGGATGTCCGCAGATATACTAAGAAAGTCTTTAGCAGAACTGAAGAACTTTTTGATCTGCTTGAGCAAGCTCCAATGAGCTGGGTCAAAGAGCCGTCTGGATTGGGCGAAGTAGGTCTTAAACCCAGTGCATGCATACTCAAGACCTCTGGATAAATTCTGAACGCCAAAGGACATGGACGTTTCCATCGTATCTACCCCAAGCTCACTGAATAGCTTTACCAGATTAGGATAGGTATGCTCATTGTAGACCATGAACCCGGTATCAACCGGGACTCGAGAGGAGCTCTCATTAACATAAACCGTGTTCGTATGACCACCAGCGTAGGTGTTTTTCTCATACACCGTAAGATCGTACTGGTCTTTTAAGTACCAAGCACTCCCCATACCGGCTATACCGGATCCAATAATGGCGATCCGTTTTTTCATCCGCTAGAGCCCTCTTTCTTTCGGAGGCAATGGCATTCCTTCCGCTTCACAAAGATACATGAGCGCTTCCTCTACGCGCCGTCGCGCCATCGAGACCTCGTAACCGAGATGTCTGTGCACTTCCGAATCCGCTGGAGTGTCTACCTCACAGCCATGACAATAGTCCTCGAACGCTAATAAGCTAGATACCAGCGCAGCCATGTGATTTGGACACTCACACTTCAGCTTTGGCGTGGCGTTGGCAAGGGAGATCAATTGATTTTGGGTGAAGAGTCTCTCAGCGTCCTTCTGGTGCTCTGGATTTGTCATCTCAATATCCTTAGGCACTCTTTTTTGACCCGCCGCCTTGAAAAGATATAACTCGAGCTGCTCATTAGGAACTGGCAGGCGGATAAGGAAAAATCCTTCGTCACCGAGTCTCCGCAGCTGCTCGCGGGAAAGAAAATCATAAAACAAAACAAAAGGCACATCGGGCCATCTTCCTGTCACCATTCCGACAATTCGATTCAGGCCTTCAATAGAAGGAGGCGCCTCCATAGCAATCAGATCAGGACGGTTCGAGTCACTAATATCTTCTAGGCTATTGAGATCTATTAGCTGTCTATTAATACGAGTTGACATCCGGCTAAGGCGTTCATAAGACGTATCCTCAAATACGTTAACCTGGAGGATCTTTGACGGATTAAACGTGTCACCTGAAGACACGGGACTATCAAAATCTGTCATGCGAACCCGCAGCTCTTGGACGCTCAACGTGGCTATGGCGCTGATAGAATCTCCGGCGGATGTAAGCTTGGCGAATAGAATCAGTCGCTCAAGTTGCTGTTTATTATATTGGCGCCTACCAGTCGTAGAACGGTGTGCCGCCTGGATAAATCCACGCCTTTCCCATGTACGAATGGTATGGGGTGATATACCAGAAATCTTGGCAACAGCACCTACTTCGTAATAAACGCTGTCTATATTTGATGTATTAGAAGTCATAATTTTTGTATCTCTCCCAATTGATACCTCATTCGAAGTGATTTAGAACTAATTTAACGCACGTTATACTACATTTTGTTGTTCATATATTGTTCTAATATATCCATAACTATATAATAAATACTTCAATGACATATCAAAACTATGACAAAAGCTAGGTAAATTTCTATATAAGCCTATCCAAGCTATAAAATCGAAGGCCGCTCGAAGAAACCCGGAATCACTCAAAATGATTCCCAGGTTACCCTATTAAGTACGAATTGACTAAAAAGCAGGCCTAAGCGATTCCCATAAAAATGCGCCTACGCGCAGAAATGGGGGAAATGTTCCAGTTCAAGTAAAACCCTGTATGAAAGGCGAAGGTGGCTTATCGCCTTTCTTAAATCTGCTGGAATTAGAGTCGTTTATTCGTGAGCCGCGTTTTCTTCCTCACGAAGCGTATTCAGGATATCATCTATAACCACATCATCCTCCAATCGATGTTGAGGGAAAGGAGTGGTCTTTTTTTCCTCAGGGCGTCGGATTTTTATCTTAACCGCATTGGTCTTTTTACTGCCGTCATCATTTAGTTTATGGATCATAAATGCTTCCTCTTGAGCTTGGTATGATCGGAAGACGCGTTTTGTAAAATTTTAATACCCCATAAGTTACTTAATTATAAGCAGTTATAGATTTCATTAAGATCCTTAAAGGTTGCTACTAGTGCAACAAATAGACAGGCCAAAAACCGCATTCCCTCAGCTAATAGCTCCTTCAAACTTTCCCGGAAAACAGGGTGCGTGTGCGAAGGCCTTCTTCTAAATCTTAGGCAATAACTGGAAATATCAAACAAGGGCCATACCCCAGTCGGGCAAATAGATTATAAAATTAACTAATCTATTCCGTACCATAATAGGCTCTTATGCTTTCCATATCGGCGTGAGCAATTGGCAATTCCGACCATACTAAGTAAACCGGTCAGTATAACGAAACATTGTTAGTGAACCGTCGCAAATTTTTTTATCTCTAGCAGGTGGAACCGCCCTTGGATGGACCGGATGGAGATCTGCATCCACTGGGTCAGCTCCTAAGGCAAGGAACAAGGTGATGTACATGGAACGACTATCAATCAGCCACTCGCTGGCCCACGGGATTTCATCAAAGCGCAAATAGTAGAGACTGACCCAATATGCACCCTTCAGAATAGCCAAGCTTCCCAGCCCGCCCAGAAGGAAGTAGATGAAAATCTCCACATAGATCTGACGAGAGAGACGCAACACCGATGCACCCATGGCCTTACGCATCGCAAGCTCCTGCAAACGCGAGTACCCTTTCACCAGAATCATACCCCCGACATTCAAACAGCCAATAACCAAGACCACAAAAGCCACCCACTGAATGGATTTAAAGGCCATCTCGATCTGCCCCATATCCTGTAAGATCGCGCGGTTTATGACCACAGAGCTAAAGACCGCACCCGTGCGTTCCTGATCATCCCGATCCTCAGGATGAACCTCCATGAAAGCCTCAAACACAGCCCTCAGGTTTTGGTTCACCTGCTCGATGGTTATACCCGGCTTCAGTTTTCCGATGGCATTGTGCGAATGATTGTTCCGTTGATTGGGCTTTACTTCATAGGGCTTAAACAGACGTGGGATAAATCCATCCGCCGGAGTAATCCCCAGGAAAAAGCTACGAGAAACAACGCCTATGATTTCATAGGATTGATTATCAAAAAGCAGACTCTGACCCAGCAGATTGGCATCCTCGCCCCCCAGCTCATTCCATAGAGTCTCATTTAAGACAATCACACGACCACCTGTTTTTTCTGCCTCTTCATCGGTAAAAAACCGACCCGCAATTGGACGTGCACCCGTCGCTTTCCAAATACCGGAAGTGATGGCATCGGTTGATATCCGCCTCACTACGCCACCTAGATCCAGGTCGAACTGGTGCTGATCATCAAAGAATCCTATATCGGAAAAAGAGGTCGCGTGTTCCTCTATAAATTTCCAATGCGGAATCGAAATATTTCCAACGCTGTCACCAGACAATTTAGTCTCCGACTTTCCAACCATAACGATACGTTCGTCGTCTACATAGTCGTAGGGCGTTGAAACCAGCT
This genomic stretch from Opitutia bacterium ISCC 52 harbors:
- a CDS encoding MerR family transcriptional regulator; the protein is MTSNTSNIDSVYYEVGAVAKISGISPHTIRTWERRGFIQAAHRSTTGRRQYNKQQLERLILFAKLTSAGDSISAIATLSVQELRVRMTDFDSPVSSGDTFNPSKILQVNVFEDTSYERLSRMSTRINRQLIDLNSLEDISDSNRPDLIAMEAPPSIEGLNRIVGMVTGRWPDVPFVLFYDFLSREQLRRLGDEGFFLIRLPVPNEQLELYLFKAAGQKRVPKDIEMTNPEHQKDAERLFTQNQLISLANATPKLKCECPNHMAALVSSLLAFEDYCHGCEVDTPADSEVHRHLGYEVSMARRRVEEALMYLCEAEGMPLPPKERGL
- a CDS encoding ABC transporter permease, giving the protein MSFRSFREIKNWFLALFRRDTMQDEFDAEMEQHLEFMNDEMVEEGMSREEARKAALKKFGNVESLKEDCQASWGVRILDDLLQDMRYASRQIGKHKLHAAIIVVTLAICMGSNTTAYNFVVKLVSTPYDYVDDERIVMVGKSETKLSGDSVGNISIPHWKFIEEHATSFSDIGFFDDQHQFDLDLGGVVRRISTDAITSGIWKATGARPIAGRFFTDEEAEKTGGRVIVLNETLWNELGGEDANLLGQSLLFDNQSYEIIGVVSRSFFLGITPADGFIPRLFKPYEVKPNQRNNHSHNAIGKLKPGITIEQVNQNLRAVFEAFMEVHPEDRDDQERTGAVFSSVVINRAILQDMGQIEMAFKSIQWVAFVVLVIGCLNVGGMILVKGYSRLQELAMRKAMGASVLRLSRQIYVEIFIYFLLGGLGSLAILKGAYWVSLYYLRFDEIPWASEWLIDSRSMYITLFLALGADPVDADLHPVHPRAVPPARDKKICDGSLTMFRYTDRFT
- a CDS encoding DUF1365 domain-containing protein, whose amino-acid sequence is MKSCLYNCRISHSRKRPKKHSFRYRIFMFMLDLDELDSLPAKFWLMSRNRFNIYTYRDSDHFSQGRTSPRENMEAFLSENGVSEPAGRITLLTHLRTWGHVFNPVSFYFVEDKDGQPLCLVSEVANTFKEQKMYLLKRDKLKGDRYIDAQDKHFYISPFSDLDTRLHFNLKTPGEDLSVSINESDDQGIYFFSSLVGQKKVLSNLNLLKYTLLFPFITLSIVWGIHWEALKLFLKKIPVRAKANDPELQTGIRPYLKH
- a CDS encoding FAD-dependent oxidoreductase yields the protein MKKRIAIIGSGIAGMGSAWYLKDQYDLTVYEKNTYAGGHTNTVYVNESSSRVPVDTGFMVYNEHTYPNLVKLFSELGVDTMETSMSFGVQNLSRGLEYACTGFKTYFAQSRRLFDPAHWSLLKQIKKFFSSAKDFLSISADIRVTLGEFLDLYSLDEALAEDYLLPMTAAIWSTPPGKMLDYPALSLLRFLDNHQLLGIGIQLEWRTVVGGSNEYKKKILDALPDCVHTNRSAVSVASASDETVLVRDEHGGEEGYDFVIIATHADQALQMLEGPSELQNRLLSNFVYNKNHVVLHSDDTVMPKSKSAWASWNFRTSPESGGIRHSSTHYWMNSLQHVSENQNYFVSVDYEGDLDASKVHWEDDYTHPIFNVAAVRAQNELYKLNLEENVLFAGSYFENGFHEDALTSAIGAVRSIKMRDKKHEVLSV
- a CDS encoding cyclopropane-fatty-acyl-phospholipid synthase family protein, with amino-acid sequence MNNLYKNLILKTFTKAQLGCLEMTLPNGEIRMFGSQSGESDASVQVLDETFFKDLVLKNDIGLGESFEQKKWESDNLTAFIRWLLANQPCFKGSTSPVFAKLAQSALLLLERFGHFRNRNSIDNSRENISFHYDLGNAFYESFLDPSMTYSSAFFAHEGQKLEDAQSEKYDRICRKINLQSHHHLLEIGTGWGGFAIHAAREYGCKITTTTISKEQYQFAVQRVHEQKLEDYIDVKFQDYRTLTGVYDRIVSIEMLEAVGHSFLGAYFDQCNKLLSPEGLAAYQVITCPNSNYDAYTHKVDWIRKYIFPGGHLPSIDSITDSIAKKKVGWDLYHMESFGLHYARTLSYWRDKFQSTVSESTLETSSESFERRWKFYLSYCEAGFLERHVNVVQLVFGKPDISTYQFERASHQTESQELTVQAAS